GGGGAGGAAACATTCCTCACCATGAACCCCTTTGCTGCCTGCTGTGCCTTCCTTCAGCTCAGGATACAACCAGCTGCTGGGGAACTACATTTCTCACCAATCCCTCCGCGGGGGACAGGGGAGGttcagcaggggctggggttccAGCCCAGCTTACTCTCAAAATTGAGCAGTTAACAACCCTGGTTCTCTCTGCACTCTGCATCCCATAGatatccccccctcccctgaaaaGTCTTAAATGGCCAGTAGATACGGTTATACTGGGCAAAGTagctgctccagcagcacagccaagACTTAGTCCCGAAGACCCCCAGAAGCACGCACATCTGAGACCTGTCCCAGCACACGTAATGTCAAGAGCAATCGGCCCACAAGTCAGTGTATTTTCAGGGAGGCCGCATCGTACCTGCCCGGTCTCCTCAAAGCGTTTCTTGTCAGCGCTGTCAATGACGTAAATCTGCCACCGGAACAAAAGGGAAAGTCACCCATTCACTTCTTGCTCCCCATGGCACCCTGCAGGTCTCACCTTTATaggcaccctgccccccaggcacCCCTGGGTGGGCACCCACCAGTTCTCCCTTTGCAGGTGGGACAAAGGCTCCTGCTGTGGAACCCCAGTATTAGACCCCAGCTGGTCCAACTTCCAACACTGCCTTGTGAATGGGGCCCCTTGGGTCGTCCCTGCCCACCTGGGGGTTGGGCCTCATGCTCACCAGCATGTCTGTGTTGCCCAGGTACTTCTTCCAGTAGGGGCGGATGGCACGCTGCCCGCCGATGTCCCAGACGTTCAGCCTGAAGCCATGTGAGTGCACACTTTTTATGTTGAACCCCTGCACAGGGAAGCAAACCGGGCTGTAATTCCAGTCAGGGGAGGAGAGCCCACCTCACCCACTATGCAATAGGTCCGGGGTTCTGCACCTACCTGCGTGGGGGTGATGGTGCTGACCTCCTCCGATGCCAGGCACTtcagcagtgtggtttttccggCATTGTCCAGCCCCAGCAGGACGATCCGCAGTTCCTGCTCCACGGAGCCCTTGAGTTTTTGGATGACAGCGAGCAGCCCCTGCAAGGACAAAGGGACTCTGAGTGGCCAGGGCTGCATCCCTGCAGAATCCCTGGCGGGTGGGTTTGAGCTGATTCAGAAGatgtgctgggggtgcagtcAGGGAGTTGACTGATACAACCGACAACCGAGAGCCATCGTTTCTGGGATCTATCACATGTGATAGATCTCAGAACCtgcctggagagtgaaactgaatatttaTGGCATTACAATTGGACTtgaaaactgactgaagagctgaCATCAGCCATCTCAGACGTGATTTACAATCAccttcaacccctcccagagctgaagtcaccCAACCCACTCTAACTAGCCCTGGAGGTACTCTGAGCTGCGTGGGCCAGTTCACCACAGAAATAGTTTTCAAAGACACAAGTTGAGCACTCAGCGTGTATGTGATGAAAGGACCACAGACCAACAGCCTCCTCAGCCACagcatggcagccatgatgggcctAGTGAGGAAGGTGGAAGAACTCGATGGAATATTTCATGATATTGGACTTTCGAAAGGAGATCCAGTACAGATAATCCTAAAACACAACGCTGCACCATAGAGCATACATACCTCTTGCAAGATTCCTATCCACTTACTTTATAGAGTGGAAGCTGAGTTAAACAGAATTAAATGGATTGGCATAACCGAGAAAAATATCCGAGCCGACAGCACGGTGTGCCCCAATGGGATCGGCTATAAAGAAAAATAGGAAAATATGAATCTGTGTGGATCTTAAGACTCAGTGAAGCCATTGTAAGAGAAAAAATATGTCCTCCCAGCACTGTCTGACTTCCTCCCCAAAGTGAAAGGAAGTATAGGATTCTCCAAGCTGGATGCCTCAAAAAGACTCTGGCAAATTCTGGTAGCCAAAGAAAGTGTTAAACTGACTACATTTATCACACCCTTTGGTAGACTTTACTTTAAAAGATTACCTTTGGGATTACCAGTGtgcctgaaattttccaaagacagggggagggatagctcagtggttgagcattggcctgctaaacccagggttgagagttcaatccttgagggggccatttaggtatttggggattggtcctactttaagcagggggttggactagatgatctcttgaggtcccttccaaccctaataatctatgattctatgaaagatgGCAGAGCTGTTAACAAACACAAATGGAGTTGTCATTTGCATGGACAATATTCTGATATATGAGGAAGAACACACCAAAACTCTCAACAAGGTCCCAAGGCTAATCATTTGGTCTGGACTAAAGCTAAACAAGGAGAAGTTTGTTTTCTGCCTATCCCAAACTGCGACAATAAACAAGGATGGAATCAGTCCTAGACCTGAGAAAGAAAAGTAGTTTGAGAATTGAATGTACCAGAATTGAGACGCCTACTGGTGATGGTGAATTACCTTGGCTGGTACCTTTCTGCAGTGACAAAACCACTGAATAAACTATTGAAGTCCTGACTATGGGGTCAAATCAAGAAATtgtcttaaaaaaggtaaaagaaatgacCCCAGTAGCTCAACCTCTCAAGTTCTATGTGAATAAACCCACAATGGGGGTCAGTGGAGACACAAGCAGCTCTGGACTAGGTGGTGAATTGTTGCAACAACGTGGCTCTGAGTAGAAGCCAGCTGCATTTTGCTCTTGCACAGTCACAGACGTGGAAAAATGATCTGCACAGATTGAAAAGGAGTGCCTGGCAAGCTTAGGGGCATGTGAGAACTGTACAGAGATCTGTGTGGATTGGATTCACTTACACTGATAACAGACCATAAACCACTTGTAACCCTCTGTGATGGGGCGACTGCCCCACACTGGCccataaggggttaatagagccctacgGAGGCAGCCAATTTGAGAGGGGCTgtaaggagcagccaatcagggcctggCAGGCCcttataagaagagctgcaggtcAGAGCAGCTTGGGTAGCTACCTGAGCTTGAGGAGGGAAGGTCAGGCCAGGCTCCTAGCAGAGGAAGGAGCGCCAGcaccagcaccctggacagagcagttctactagcagtgagggggtgggggagctaaAGGTGGCTCTGGGTTGGCTGCGGGAATTTGCAGGCtgatgccctgagggaagggcaaagaggtgctgggggcagtggggaaatggcccagggaaaGGTACTGAGAGGTTGGAGGGGACGCAGCACGTGGCTGCCatctagagggtccctgggctgagaCTCGAGTAGTAGGTgggcccaccccaccccgccccagccccccctgcggattgccactgaggaagtggccagACAGTTGgctgcagtagccactgaggGAACTGGCTCGACTTCGGCAGACTGCAGTTCCCCCAGATGGAGGGAGAACAGAGCGTGACatagccagagggctgtgtcatgaagaggatgccACGCTCCTGGGAGTGATGTGGGTCCTGAAGCAGAAGTGACAGCCATGAGATACCACCAGAAGAGCATGCACCGGctagcagagctaatccccaggatagccagcaggaggcgccgcagtggTGAGTGAACTCTGTCTCACCCTCATCAATGGAAAACACCTGGATCAAGCACTGCTGAGATGCCAGCGTCTCTTGCTAAGGTTAATACCATGTAACCCAATTGCTGAATATGTTCCTGGGAAAAATCGGTTAGTAGCAGACGCTCTGTGACAGAGCCAGCATTGCACTCAACTACCCGAGCTCACAGATCCTGTAAAGGCATATGTGGATGCTGTGCGCACATATAGACCAGCATCAGAAAAGAGGCTACACCTGCTACAAAAAAGCAACCTTAGGCAGTTCTACATTCCATTAGGGCCAACTGGCCCAAGTATCTAAAGGACACCAAGGAAACGACAAAACACTACTTTGTGGTACATGGACAGTTAAAGCGAGTCAAATAGACTCATGAATAAAAGCAACTGCATTGTAATTCCTGTGAAATGAGAGGAGAAATCCTAAACCTCACCTAGGAAGGACATCAAGAACTAACTAAACACCATGAATGGGCCATCCAGTTAGTGTGGGCGCCGGGCATCAGCAAGGACATAAAGATAGAACACTGGCATGTGAACACTGCAGAACTAACAGACCAACACAACACCCCTGCCAGACAGATcttggaagagactagctgcagatttatgcCAAAGGACAGCATTATCTTATTGTCATGGACAGTTTTTCCAGGTATATGGAAATAATGTATTTGAAAGCCATAACATGTTGCAGTGTTATtgagaaactgaagtgcacttttgctcatttccgtattccagaacaactagtgaCGGACGACGGACCCCGTCTCACGGCAGCAGAATTTGAGTCATTCTGTAGGAAATATGACTTTGATCTTATTACTAGCAGCCCACATTACTCCCAAGcaaatggagaggctgagagagctggacaggcagccaagaaaatcctgcaggaggaagatccattccttgctcttccGAGATACAGATCAACACCAATAGCAGCTCCAGGAGACAGGCCCACACAGCTCCTGATGGGAAGGCAACTCAGAGCGACAGGTTGGAACAATCTCCAGCATGGCCAGATGTGAAGAGAGCAGCCCAACTGGATCAAAAAGCTAAAGAGCTTATGGGCAGCTTTACAACAGACATTACTGAGAGAACTGCCGGGTCTAGCAGTGCACCTGGAGACCACATTCTTGGCAAACTtgatggaggaaaaaaaactgaCAACTCCAGCTCTTGTAAAGGAAAATAATTAATTGCCCAGATCACGGGTGATCCAGACCGACTGgggagagttcaacagaaaccatcaacatctacagtttgttccttgGAAAGCGCCATCAATGGAGCAAACTCTACAGATGGTGGGTGCAGATTCCAAACCTACTACAGCCAGTCGGTGACACTAACTGACAGGCAGGTGACCAAGTTGTTACACATTCAGGTCACGTAATTAGAAAACCAGTCCGCGACCTGGACACTTAACCGA
Above is a genomic segment from Mauremys reevesii isolate NIE-2019 linkage group 8, ASM1616193v1, whole genome shotgun sequence containing:
- the LOC120371002 gene encoding ADP-ribosylation factor-like protein 3; protein product: MGEVQKGLLAVIQKLKGSVEQELRIVLLGLDNAGKTTLLKCLASEEVSTITPTQGFNIKSVHSHGFRLNVWDIGGQRAIRPYWKKYLGNTDMLIYVIDSADKKRFEETGQELAELIEDESLTGVPLLVFANKQDLASAAPAAEIAEGLNLPTYRDRQWQIQACSALSGEGVQDGMNWICSQITSRKK